In Streptomyces sp. DG2A-72, one genomic interval encodes:
- a CDS encoding alpha/beta fold hydrolase has protein sequence MTSSAPVPPPPGARLHRLHTARGDFAVVDSPVPSGVEPRGVVLMVPGFTGSKEDFTLLHEPLNARGYRVVAVDGRGQHESDGPEHDESAYAQDELAKDVLAQAAALGTPLHLFGHSLGGLIARAAVLLDHSPFRSLTLMSSGPAEVSDSQKQRIKLLRDTLAVLTMPEVWEAILAMGPPEEVGGPARGIGDLGQLQRRWLGNKPAQLIATGRQLCTEPDRVAELAAVPLPFHVLSGSRDDAWPVTLLDDMAVRLKARRSVVAGAEHSPNMDQPLPTAHALADFWDDAGQDLS, from the coding sequence GTGACCAGCTCAGCGCCCGTTCCCCCGCCGCCCGGCGCCCGCCTCCACCGCCTGCACACGGCCCGTGGCGACTTCGCCGTCGTCGACTCGCCGGTGCCCTCAGGCGTCGAGCCGAGGGGCGTCGTGCTGATGGTTCCCGGCTTCACGGGCAGCAAGGAGGACTTCACGCTGCTGCATGAGCCGCTGAACGCGCGCGGTTACCGGGTCGTGGCCGTCGACGGGCGCGGACAGCACGAGTCCGACGGCCCGGAGCACGATGAATCGGCCTACGCGCAGGACGAGTTGGCGAAGGACGTGCTCGCACAGGCCGCGGCACTCGGCACGCCCCTGCATCTCTTCGGGCACTCCCTCGGCGGCCTGATCGCCCGCGCCGCCGTCCTCCTCGACCACTCGCCCTTCCGCTCGCTCACCCTGATGTCCTCGGGTCCCGCCGAGGTCTCCGATTCCCAGAAGCAGCGCATCAAGCTGCTGCGGGACACGCTCGCGGTGCTGACGATGCCCGAGGTGTGGGAGGCGATCCTGGCCATGGGCCCCCCGGAGGAGGTCGGCGGCCCGGCCCGCGGAATCGGCGACCTGGGCCAGCTCCAGCGCCGCTGGCTGGGCAACAAACCCGCCCAGCTCATCGCGACGGGCCGCCAGTTGTGCACCGAGCCGGACCGAGTCGCCGAACTCGCCGCCGTCCCGCTCCCGTTCCATGTGCTGTCGGGTTCCCGCGACGACGCGTGGCCCGTGACGCTCCTCGACGACATGGCCGTACGGCTGAAGGCGCGCCGCTCGGTCGTGGCCGGTGCGGAGCACTCGCCCAACATGGACCAGCCGCTCCCCACGGCCCACGCCCTCGCGGACTTCTGGGACGACGCCGGCCAGGACCTGAGCTAG